The sequence below is a genomic window from Lycium ferocissimum isolate CSIRO_LF1 chromosome 9, AGI_CSIRO_Lferr_CH_V1, whole genome shotgun sequence.
attagaataAAGTTCaaactttttaactttttataaaTATACTCCTCCAATAACACATAAATCAAAAAGTATATATTAGGTTCTCTTTTCAGTGTTACCGTTCCTACTAGCATGACTTATTGCAATAGTTGTTTCTCCCTCTTTTTGTAGATGATTATTAGCTCTATTTATGATTATCAAGTGTTTGTTTTATCTTAGACCTTATATTTGTGTTGAATGAAATCAAAAGGACGTAATAAAAGAATCATAATTAATGATATGGTCTCTAATTCAATTtgctttgttatttttttatttattgtagTCATAATCAAGATCACTGTTTGAAGAACTAGTCAATAATGAAGCAATAACATCTACAAATACCATACAAAAAAATTTTAGATTGAAATAACgctaatccaaaaaaaaaatgagaatataaAATCTATAATGCCACACATGGTTCATATACATCTgttcatccaaaaatcttaaTCCAAAATGTCCAAGTAGTTGGCTGACAATTCAGAGTTAAAATACATATAAGTTTGCGTAAAGTCCAAAATTAAAAACAATCCTAGAGTGTATGAAGAAGTAGATCAACCAATACTCTTTAAGTAAGGTCTTCGCTGCTTTCATCTCCGCTTTGTTCAATTCTttcacctttttcttttttggtcatGAAAGATAAAGATTTCTTTCACCTACTATTTTCGAAGGGACAAAGAaagttcagaaaaagaaaaggaaaatctaTTAAATAATctaagaccaaaaaaaaaagtaatggaCTTCAAACTAATCAAGATCTACACAAGCCCGATTTGATAACTTGATAAATAGAATATTAACCTActataacaaattaaattacACTCATAACGTAAAATATCTAAATTGCCGTCATAATCTCCCTCTTCCATCACTCTTTTTGCTTTGTAAAATTTTATCCTTAGATTGTGTAATTCTCTTCTTTGCAGTAAAGTAGTAGCAAGGGAATAGTTTGAATTCCAACAATACCTTGTATAAAAGGTAAAACACAACGAATGCAGTCCAAAAATTTTCTATCCTGATGAGAGGTCGCTTCACTATGTGGCCTGGTGAACTAGGAGAGGAACTCTTTCATTACTATAATAAAGAATTTAGCATTACAAGCTATACATGCAGTTTCTCATGATACAGAGCATAGAACAAAAGATCACAACGAAAGAAAAAAGGAACTATAATGAACTATAACGAAAGATTTTAAGTGTCACAACTTTCGATCAACATCAACCCTAGTAAGGATGTGGACCGCACTAGTGACAATTGAAACCACCACATACTGACAACTATGATCAGAATCAGGGCAACAAAAATCCCCAAGACTATAAGTTTGATCTTCTATGTCGTGAGAGCAATAACACTTCCATTTGGAAATCGCTTAGAGATTGCTTATATAGCAACTAAGCATTTCGCCAGCACTAAACATAAAGATCAGCACTAGCTGGTGATGTTATCCAAGTAAAGAAGTCCCGAGAAGGTACAGAAAGGTAAATCAAATCAGTTCCAACTGTTTCATGAACTACGACAAAGGTGAGGGATTTTTCAAACCAGTTCCATTTCAGTTGCTAGACCAGAATGTCATTAGAAACCTCTGAAATAAGTATTGTTTCAATACTGGAAAGCAGAGAAAACAAATCCCAACAAAGCGAACTTAGTTTCTGCTATTAGATACCATTTCACACTTGCTGAGCACCAACTCGTATTTGAACTAAAAAGACAGCATTTGAACCAACAAATACCAGTATAGCATCGACTTGAAACCAAACAGATTCGACAAACTAGAGATGAATCACTAACAACtaacttaaataaaaataattacttGCAATCAACCAATTTCAACTCCATTCTTTAAACTGAAAACAAGAGCCTTTTTCTTGTGGTAGTAGCAGCAAAGCCTTTTTCTTGTCACAGTAGCAGCAAATCCTTATTCTTTAAACTAACAAAAACCCAGAACAAGATCGCAGTCTCAGCAGTACCAgcaaaagatgaaaaaacaGAAGTAGTAGAACAAGCAGAAGCAGgaggaaaataaaaaggagggaCTCTGACCTTGATTGTTGCTACCAATAGATGGATGATTAATTGGCTGAATAGCTGCTGCTCGTGTTGAGGAAGCTTCACCCAATGTTGCTAAAACGCTAGCATCAAATGGTAATCCTGAACGTTGAAGTTTTGTTATGACATCTTCTACAATTTCTTGTCTCATCATGGTCTTTTGTTCTTCAAAGTGTTCCTTTTGTTCCTGAAGTTTTTCCTCCAATCTTATCATCCTCTCTTCCATCTTTTTGAGATCATTTATCGCATTTGAAGAGGGTTCGAAATGTCCCACTTTCCCTTTCAAAGTAGTTTTTGTAACCCCTCGCCCATACAATCTCAAGTGTCCCGAATGTTCAGGTACTGTGACGGATACAAATGCATTAATTGACTCATTACCATCTTCATTTTGTTGCGTTTCAATATTCACCATCTCAGCCTATAATgcaaattaacaaaaaaagagaattcAAGTACATATATAAAAAGTCCATCAGAACAAAAAATTTAACTCAACAAAATAGAAATTAGATAGAATTCGCACAATCTTGCTAGTTGTATCTTCATCCGAATCCTTGTATGATCGACCgggctttctttttcttgtagcCACAAAGATTTCCTCAAGTGATAGAGGATCAGAAGTTTCCATCTCTTTTGCCTAGATTCATTAAAAGTGGATATCAAAAATCTTCTTAAAAATGACCACAAGTtcatatttaattataaataaggGTACATACCAATTCATTGCGGACTATAGCAAAGCTTTTTTTGCCAACAGTATGTGGATTCTTCAACTTTTTCCGATTCTCAACATTGGTTTTGGACATTTtctgcaaaaagaaaagaatcagACATATCATACTTCGTAGATGAAGTAAAAGAGAAGAGAATCACACATATCATTCCAACAAAATGTAACTGTTTACTATCAGCTAGCAAGCATTCTTATAGATTGAGAATTGATACTTATATTTCCCacagagaaagaaaagaaggaaagctAGGGCCAAAACTATCCCTGATGAGGAGGGGGATACAAAtcaattcattttattttatccaTGATCAGTGgaaataacataaaagaaattgaTCAAGCAGATGCAATAGTTAGTAGTAAGAATTACCTGGGCTTTTTCCGAGTTCCAATATTTTAGAAGTTCCTTAAATTGAGATGCTGGAACATCATCAGGCCTTTTTTCCATTCGGATTTCGTCATTAGCATAGGGTTCaaagtgaatttttttcaaatcacgCTTACGCCTTCTCCAAGCATTTTGAATTCTTCCCAAAGTCCATTTCTTCGCAATATCAGGAATATCATATTTCTCCTGAAATTGTGTCAATAGGTTAGCACAAAAAATGTGAGACATATTCAACCAAAAACTGAATTGGGAACTTCAAACCTTGGTATAATTCCACAAATCCTTTTTTGTGTTAACTTTCCTCCAATCATATATATCAAGAGGACAGAGGGTCGTATTCCTTGCCAATGTACCGAGGAAGCTGCTCAACTCCGTCACATCATCTTCACTTGGACCAACAGGTTCGCCGCGCTCATTTAGTACAATCAATTTATGTTCATGCCTTCCATGTACATTTAGCATCTTTGTTttacctctttttcttttttgagtgGAAGAGCCTACAACAATACGCGAACCAAAGATAACCTCCAAATTAGTATTGTTATTCGctttaataattaaaacattatgtcaatattttaaaataaaatttaaatgttCTTGCCTTGCTCATCGCATTGTTCATTTCCTGCAAGAGTAGTAGAATCCAATTGCACTTGTTCCTCTACTGATTGTGTTGCAGGGGTGGTTGACTCAGTTTGTATATGGGCTCCTACCTCGGGATGTTCGTCCACTGATTGTGTTGCAGGAGTGGTTGACTCAGTTTGTATATGGGCTCCTACCTCTGGATGTTGTGGCGCTAGTAGCTGATGTTCTTCTATTGCATTTGTCAGAAGCTGAAGCGACCGTATAGAACTAGCTGGAGCAGTTGTTCTTCTGGCCAGCAAAAACTTTTTTTGGTTTGCCAAAGACGTGATTCTTGTTGCTTTATTCTTTAGTCTTGAAGACTTTCGTTGTGTCATGACTATCAAGAACTGCCTAGTGGAGTCACAAATCAAGGGAATTCCTTCTTGCTTAATCCCTTTTTAAACATACCAAAAGGTATACAACATGCTTTAAAACAGATTATGATCTTCAAGAACTAAATGTGTGCGTGAAAACTCATCAAACACCACAAACTAGTGGATGATTTCTGCCTCCGTTTCTCCTTAAATTGTTAAGCAATAGATTCCCCTAGTGAGTCCTCTATTCACTATTTGGCCAGTACAATAGAAAgcttcataatttcatataagtcgaggtaagaaaaaaaaaaacatgtagaGTTGAACTGACCCTCCTCCTGCACTTGATACAAATAACTACTCATTCTTTCGCAAGGATCAAAACTGCTCAGCATAGAGTAGTGGGAAAAATCAACAAACTATACATAAACATGTGTACAGATATACTAATTAGTGTGTGTTTGAAGATAGCTTTTTTCcccgtattttttttattatttttttttattaattttttttttttttttttttgcaaaaacaaCTCAAAACAAACAGTTTTAGCAAAAGTTCAAACTGAGTCTGCATTTTTGCAAACACAAACAAACAACCCAACATAGAGTAGTGGCAAAATCAACATGTGCATAGAAATACTAATTAGTGCTTATTTAGAGTTAgctttttttccactttttgtGGGAAAACAACTCAAACAAACAGTATTAGCAAAAATTCAAAAGCTAAGTTCGCATTTTTGTTGCAAACGCTAGAACAAACACCACTAATttctgaataaataaataagcttAGGTAAGAGCTTAGTTGAGAGAGCCAAGTAATCACTGTATACTCATTCTTTCAGAAGAGCCAAGAATTTGACAGGTGAGGATCCAATTTTCTACTACTAATGCCTTTCAACAAACTCAAATGACAAATTCTACAAATCAGATCTTAACTTTCCCACCAAACTAATACAACAAAAAGCTTCAATTCTCACAGGTCCTCAATTTTCACCTAAAACCAAAAGGGTCTAAATTTTTTAGCTTTTTCACCAAATCAGTACAACTTTTACAGCTAAATGTCACATCCTTAGTCTTAAACTAAGCGTGCAGCACAGTGTGCTTAGTTTGGAGTCTAAGTCCGTGACATAAAGCACCAATTTTCACTGTTTTTATCTCCACCCCAAAAGGGTATCTCAAGATTGTCACTATACACAAGTAAAACTTGAATCAAGATCCAAATTTTGATAAATGATATacagagaaatcaagaaaaagagcaAGTGGGTTCCTTTGAATCCTCGAAAACTTTGATACTACCTAAGAATAATCTCAGATCTCACAaaatccatttccaatataaaggGAAGTCACAAGACCAAAAATTTCCAATATAAACATACAATAGCAACAATAGTAAAGAACACcccaaaagaaaacattttagtACCCTTTTCTTTTGGATGGTAATATTGACCAATTTTATATTTGAACTAACACAGattaactcattttttttaaaataaaaaattttcaaTTTAGAAACTACACCAGAAAGTGATCTAAATCCCAGAATTTTCACCgccaaaataagataaaatacatttAAAAGTCTTAGTTAAAGATCATTAGCTGactcttgaaaataaaaaataaaggacaGAACTTTGGGGCATATGGACTAGTTCTCATGTCTGCAATAGTTGACCGAAACTCTCTAAAATCCCACTTCATCATTTGAATAAAACTATAAAATGGAAATCTGAAACAAAAGTATGAGTTACACCTATAAATCCAAGCACAATATTCCTACTTAGTCCCTTctatcaaaccataattcagaTCACGACACCGAATTTCCCAACAACAACCcacccagtgtaatctcacaaaaAGTGaagtctggggagggtagagtgtacgcataccttacccctaccttgggaggtagagaggttgtttccaatagaccctcagctcaaggaTAACAGTTCAAAGCAGTTCGAAAAAGGACATAACGCAAAATACTACAGAAAGCATAACAAAGCATTCTAAACAGTAACTACATCAAAATCGGTAATCGAAGTACTGAATTTCTCGTAAAATTAGAAAGAGGTCATAAATATGATCCAAACACACCCAAGATTTGTACATAAAAATCCTCAGAAACCAACAAAGAGACCTAACTTCCCCTTAAACCCAGCAGTCACAAGACATGGATTAATACTcgctccgtccatttttacttgttcactataTCAAAAATGGATGTGCACTTCTACTTGTCCAGtctaaaaaatgaagaaatgatTTACTCCTTCCGTTCACTTTTAGTTGTCTACTATtctgaaataaattttcacatttacttgtccattttaacatatcaagagaagagaaagacaaagtttttttctagttttactcttaacattaattactcattttcaaattatacaccaattaatatgggtattatagtaaaatatatacttctcAAAGGGCAtgcaaagtcaaaagtggacaagtattagttaacggagggagtaccatttttcccctttttacccTCATTGTTAAACAGTAATAATTATTTCCAATTCATTTCCCAATAGGTgagaaaaagaggaaagaaacaaagacagACGAATCAAACGATtgacttgaagaaaaaaaggtcaGATACTTGATGCATAAGCAGGCAAAAATAATAAAGGTATACCCAGAAACCAGCACATAATTTAGCAACAATAGAAAACCCCCTTAATTCGAGTGACAAAATCTCAAGAAAATTTAACAATTTAAGTGAAATCTGCTGCAAAAATAGCTAAAATTACCTCGATCGACAAGACTTGACTTTTTGTGGATTAAGCGAAAATGAGGAGGCAAATGAAAACCGTGCCAGTAGAATACTTTTTAATCAAAGCCGTAGCAATAGATAGATCTATTGGAACCGTTGCAATTAAGAGTCTGTTTGGATAGGCTTATTTTAGGCCCTTGTAAGCTAAAATAGTTTTTAAAGCATTTTTGTAGTGTGTAGGTAAAATAGAAAAgtgtttttaagctaaaatgaCAACGTAAGCCAAAAGTTATAAGTTAAAATTTCTAACTTATGGCACGACAACGGTTTGATAACACAAGTGTATCTATAGTCCTATCGCAACGATGCAAACCGTTGCAAATCCTGACCTATAGCAACAAATTACATGTCATATTTCGTGTTGTTAATGGAGGGACAATTTTAAGTCTAAAAATAGCATTAGAGACAAATTTAATCCCATGGGTGGAAGGAGGCATTTTTGAGTTATTAGTTGCTTCActtatctcaatttatatgacattacGAAGTATTTGATACCATTTCATTTCATaaataagaatataaaattTACAACTGTTATGCaatttcttaattaattttaaacttttttttttaaactttagtTAAGCATAATAAGCTTCCCCCCAATAAACCATAACCTTCAGAATAAATCCCGCTTGACCATATTAAATCTAGAATTTAAAGTTCTTTCACACGAAATTTGTTAAAATACTAATCAAATTGAACACCTATCCTAAAAGTTGCACGTATGATCTTGAAATATTAGATTTGTCGCTGATTATAaatatactttatatatttttcaaaaagtatATACTTAATATTCTAGTAAAATGAAAAACTATTCAAGCTAATATGCGTGtatgatttacatgtataggtgaaatgctttcttttaaaactaTAATATAAAGTGTATTTGTAATTGACTCATACGACAGGAGTATTTTATGTAGTTACACTGACTTAACAAAAAggaataagaaaattaattccGATTAAGTGGGAGGTGAACATTAAAGGGGCCGCACAGTAGAGTATACTGCTCCATCACGCAGCCTATAATAGCTCCACTTACGTTTCATAATTTGCGACCGACCTAACATATATTCTATCGATCCTTTCACATTGAAAATCTTTATATTCTTCATACCTTTACTTTACTCTCTACAATTTTACTCATCATCTCTCCATACCTTAAAACTTTCAAATCAGGTAATTTCTATACCCCTTTATTTGTAACGTTTATCTattttaatgataattaatgTTCAAGTGAATTTGCGGTGGTGTTAATTACCTGTCATGAGtacaagtttcaagaaatcatGTCCACCATGTTTGGAATTTAAGATCCCTTTTGACGAATTGGGAATTTTATTTGTCGACAAATTGTTTAGGCCAAGAAATTCAGATATTTTGTTTGTTGATTAATTGTTTAGGCGAAAAAATCCAGATAACTCTTTGAGGAATTGGGAATTTTATATGTCGGTTAATTGTTTAGGCGAAAGAAATCtagatatatattataaatgtaTGATGCGTTGTTTTTTCGCTAATTTTCTTGgactatcttttcttttcttgatttgttttatGCCGTTGATTGTTGTCTTTATGCTGAAATATTGATGTTTTCCAACTAATTGTAAATTGTAATAAAGGCTCCATCTTTCTTCTATAGTGCTActatgggtgtgtttggtacaaAGGAGAatgttttctttgaaaaataattgGGTTTCTTActtagtttcttgaaaataaagtttttttttttttctcggaaAATGTTTAGTTTTTGTTGCTCTACCCTTTTACACAAGTATTCTGTAGATACAGTTCTGTGGCTTCGATTTTGATTTCCCTTATTCTATACCTCTTGCTATGTAACTCATGCACGAAAAATAGAATTTTTaggtatttatttatatattaaaaaaaaaagatttttttcttttgaaaacacaCTTTTTGCGGTTGAAGGTTTTGACTTTTGATATAGGGATGATTACACTTTTTAAACTCAGTTAGTGGTAACTTCTAATTTTTAATCCTTGTGATATTTGCTAAGCATATTTAATCTCGATTTAGTTAAAATGTGTTTTGTTGTCCTTTTACCTAGGATATATGtcatatttagattattttaGAACTATAGAACCCTCAAATATGAATTAACAATGTAGATATAATCATATCACATGGATAATTGAAGGGTCTAACAGGTAATAATGCATAACTTCCTTTTCAATTGAAGGTTTAACGTCGTGCTTTATAATCTATCTCAAAATAAGAATTTATCCATATTTCAGAGACTTCCCTTTGAGAAATTGATTGTGATTTTTCTTGCATAGTTGTTTTACCCACGTATACTCCATGTTTATGCTTATTGTAGATAGTTGTACTAACTGCTGAAGGGTTCTCATGTTGCTAGGTCTAAGCATTCAAGTTTGAAGAATTGTGCGTGGTCTTATTACCCTTTCGTTTCAGCCAAGTTTCATGTCTGAGCTCGATCTCCAAGTGCCTAATGCTTTTGGTATGCAACTTCTTCAATTTACGTTCCTCTTTGGTTGAATTTGGTGGATTTCACTATGTCTGTcatctttttttaattcaatCACTTAAAAATTCTAATCTTGCAAGTAAGCACTTGTACGTAAGAGGttatatctttatattttatgtGGAAAAATGAAAATGTTGAGCGTGCTAGTTAAGGGTAGCTGTAATGTCCTAGCTATGCTTTATAATTGTAAATATTGTGGTGCTTTGCTGTCCTCAGATCCCTTTGCTGAGGCAAATGCTGAGAACTCTGGTGCGGGGACAAAAGATTATGTGCACATCCGTATA
It includes:
- the LOC132031346 gene encoding uncharacterized protein LOC132031346 isoform X2, encoding MTQRKSSRLKNKATRITSLANQKKFLLARRTTAPASSIRSLQLLTNAIEEHQLLAPQHPEVGAHIQTESTTPATQSVDEHPEVGAHIQTESTTPATQSVEEQVQLDSTTLAGNEQCDEQGSSTQKRKRGKTKMLNVHGRHEHKLIVLNERGEPVGPSEDDVTELSSFLGTLARNTTLCPLDIYDWRKVNTKKDLWNYTKEKYDIPDIAKKWTLGRIQNAWRRRKRDLKKIHFEPYANDEIRMEKRPDDVPASQFKELLKYWNSEKAQKMSKTNVENRKKLKNPHTVGKKSFAIVRNELAKEMETSDPLSLEEIFVATRKRKPGRSYKDSDEDTTSKIAEMVNIETQQNEDGNESINAFVSVTVPEHSGHLRLYGRGVTKTTLKGKVGHFEPSSNAINDLKKMEERMIRLEEKLQEQKEHFEEQKTMMRQEIVEDVITKLQRSGLPFDASVLATLGEASSTRAAAIQPINHPSIGSNNQGERNLYLS
- the LOC132031346 gene encoding uncharacterized protein LOC132031346 isoform X3, whose amino-acid sequence is MTQRKSSRLKNKATRITSLANQKKFLLARRTTAPASSIRSLQLLTNAIEEHQLLAPQHPEVGAHIQTESTTPATQSVDEHPEVGAHIQTESTTPATQSVEEQVQLDSTTLAGNEQCDEQGSSTQKRKRGKTKMLNVHGRHEHKLIVLNERGEPVGPSEDDVTELSSFLGTLARNTTLCPLDIYDWRKVNTKKDLWNYTKEKYDIPDIAKKWTLGRIQNAWRRRKRDLKKIHFEPYANDEIRMEKRPDDVPASQFKELLKYWNSEKAQKMSKTNVENRKKLKNPHTVGKKSFAIVRNELAKEMETSDPLSLEEIFVATRKRKPGRSYKDSDEDTTSKIAEMVNIETQQNEDGNESINAFVSVTVPEHSGHLRLYGRGVTKTTLKGKVGHFEPSSNAINDLKKMEERMIRLEEKLQEQKEHFEEQKTMMRQEIVEDVITKLQRSGLPFDASVLATLGEASSTRAAAIQPINHPSIGSNNQV
- the LOC132031346 gene encoding uncharacterized protein LOC132031346 isoform X1, which translates into the protein MTQRKSSRLKNKATRITSLANQKKFLLARRTTAPASSIRSLQLLTNAIEEHQLLAPQHPEVGAHIQTESTTPATQSVDEHPEVGAHIQTESTTPATQSVEEQVQLDSTTLAGNEQCDEQGSSTQKRKRGKTKMLNVHGRHEHKLIVLNERGEPVGPSEDDVTELSSFLGTLARNTTLCPLDIYDWRKVNTKKDLWNYTKEKYDIPDIAKKWTLGRIQNAWRRRKRDLKKIHFEPYANDEIRMEKRPDDVPASQFKELLKYWNSEKAQKMSKTNVENRKKLKNPHTVGKKSFAIVRNELAKEMETSDPLSLEEIFVATRKRKPGRSYKDSDEDTTSKIAEMVNIETQQNEDGNESINAFVSVTVPEHSGHLRLYGRGVTKTTLKGKVGHFEPSSNAINDLKKMEERMIRLEEKLQEQKEHFEEQKTMMRQEIVEDVITKLQRSGLPFDASVLATLGEASSTRAAAIQPINHPSIGSNNQVGERNLYLS